The DNA segment CAGCACGATTGGGCTTACACTTCCGATGCTGTTTAGTGGCGCGCTCATCATCGAAATTGTCTTTTCTCTGCCCGGAATGGGGCGCGTGATGTTTTACGCGGCGCTCGCACGTGATTATCCGGTCATCATCGCCGCCGGTTCGCTGGCGTTTTTTTCTGTCGTTGTGGGAAACCTGCTGGCAGATGTTTTTTATGTGATTGCCGACCCGAGGATTCGACTGAAAGGGCGGTCGTCTTGAAGCGAATGTGGCGCGATAAAATTTTTCGGTTTGGAATTATATTAGTATTGACGATCCTTGTTCTGTGTGTCTGCTTGCCGTGGGTTATGCCACAGGATCCATATACGCAGAATCTTGAGGAAATATCACAACCTCCATCGCTATCTCATCCGTTTGGGACGGATTTCTTCGGGCGCGATCTTTTTAGCCGGATTTTATACGGCGGAAGATTATCGCTGACAATCGGCATTATTGTAACATTTTTCGCTGTCGCCATCGGAACGATTATCGGAATGATTTCCGGTTATTTTGGCGGATGGATAGATGTTGCGCTGATGCGGTTTGTCGATGTTATGTTGGGTTTTCCGCGATTGTTCATTCTCCTAACAGTGGTCGGATTCACCCGTCCTTCGTTTGGTCTGATGCTTGTAATTCTATCGTTGTTTTCATGGATGGAAGTGGCGCGGATCGTTCGGGCGGAAGTTTTAACCGCCAGAGAGCGGTTGTACGTCAAATCCGCCGTCGCTCTTGGATTGAATCGTCGGCGCGTACTTTTCCGTTACATTTTCCCGAATATTCTTGGTCCGATCATCGTGTCTGCAACGCTCATGATTGG comes from the Candidatus Marinimicrobia bacterium CG08_land_8_20_14_0_20_45_22 genome and includes:
- a CDS encoding peptide ABC transporter permease, which translates into the protein MWRDKIFRFGIILVLTILVLCVCLPWVMPQDPYTQNLEEISQPPSLSHPFGTDFFGRDLFSRILYGGRLSLTIGIIVTFFAVAIGTIIGMISGYFGGWIDVALMRFVDVMLGFPRLFILLTVVGFTRPSFGLMLVILSLFSWMEVARIVRAEVLTARERLYVKSAVALGLNRRRVLFRYIFPNILGPIIVSATLMIGSVIVIESGLSFIGLGVQPPGASWGTILNQGFQDLAGAWWITLFSGLAIVVTVIGFNLVGEGLINVLDPKTGEREL